The Vibrio agarivorans genome contains the following window.
CACGCCGTGGCGTCCAGAAAAACGCCTAACTAATGCAGTCACGTTAGGGGAAACAAGCTTAATGTTTTTGGTTCACCCAACGTTGACTAATAAAGAATTAGAAAAAACCTGTAAGGTGGTGCGTGAGGTGTTGTTAGAAGCACAGCGTAAATAGTGCCCAGCCTTAGAGTCAGTGACTCTAAGGTTATCTTTTCTTTCTTCGATTCAAATCTTTACCTCCTTTTGTGTCTCAGCCAGAGACACAAATGGCCCGCCATCTAGGGCACTTTGTCACCGCAGGCGCTTCCCAATAGTGTGGCTTACCTTATTGGGAATTATCATCAAATGTGAGAGACTCATTTGAGTCAAAATTAAAATAACGAATATTATGCAACGTCTTCAGTTTCTATGGCAATTACCTCGCAGCAACAAGCGCATCATTAGTGTGCTGATTGACTGCGGGCTCATTTTTTTCGCGTTCCATCTCGCATTGATAGTGCGGCTCGGTGACTTCAGTTACTGGCATGAGCCGAGTGTTTGGGGCATTTTGATTGCGGTGACGGTCGCGACTGTCACGGTGTTTGCTCGTCTCGGGCTTTACCGCGCGGTCTTACGCTATATGACTTTCCAAGCGCTGTTTGTGGTCACCGCGGGCGCTGTGTTGTCTGCACTTCTGATGGGAGCACTGAGCTTTTATATGAGCGATCCGTTGCCTCGCACGGTGCCGATCATTTACGGCGCCTTTTTAGCGCTGTTTTGCGGCAGTCCTCGCGTGATTGTACGTTCACTGGTTGCACAGTCGCGCAGCAAAACGTGCAAAGAAGTGGTGATTTATGGGGCGGGCTCAGGCGGTCGTCAGTTAGCCTTCGCGCTTCGAGCCACCGGTGACTATCGTGTGCGCGCCTTTATCGATGGCGATGAGACATTGACGAACACGGTGATCTTGGGCTTGCCGGTGATCAGCGTTGAGGATGCGATGCCGATCATCAACAAATACGATATTGACCAAGTGCTACTGGCAGTGCCAAGCGCTTCTCGTGCGCGTCGTAAAGTCATTCTTGATAAGCTGGCTAAGCTGCCAGTGGAAGTACAAACCGTGCCTGATATGACGGACATTGTGTCGGGTAAGGCCAAAATTGATGAGCTAAAAGATGTCCCAATTGAGGACTTGCTTGGTCGCGATCCCGTCGCTCCTCAGCAAGTGCTTCTTGAGGCGAACATCACAGGCAAAGTGGTCATGGTGACGGGCGCCGGTGGCTCTATCGGCTCTGAACTGTGCCGTCAGATCATCATGCAAAATCCCACCATGTTGGTCTTGTTTGAGTTGTCAGAATTTGGTTTGTATCAAATCGACCGTGAGCTAAATGCGCTTAAGCAAGAAAAAGGCCTTGTGTGTGACATTGTTCCACTCATGGGCTCTATACAGCGAGAGCACCGCTTAAAAACGGCCATGGAAACGTTTGGCGTGCAGACGGTGTATCACGCTGCGGCTTACAAGCATGTGCCGTTGGTGGAATACAACGTGGTGGAGGGGGTGCGTAACAACGTCTTTGGTACCTTCTATACCGCTAAAGCCGCGATTGAGGCGGGCGTGGAGTCATTTGTGTTGATCTCCACCGATAAAGCGGTGCGTCCAACCAATGTGATGGGGACGACCAAACGTATGGCTGAGCTTGGCCTTCAGGCGTTAGCTGAGCAAGAAAACCAAAAGACCAACGGCACGCGTTTTTGCATGGTTCGTTTTGGCAATGTGCTGGGCTCGTCAG
Protein-coding sequences here:
- a CDS encoding polysaccharide biosynthesis protein, which translates into the protein MQRLQFLWQLPRSNKRIISVLIDCGLIFFAFHLALIVRLGDFSYWHEPSVWGILIAVTVATVTVFARLGLYRAVLRYMTFQALFVVTAGAVLSALLMGALSFYMSDPLPRTVPIIYGAFLALFCGSPRVIVRSLVAQSRSKTCKEVVIYGAGSGGRQLAFALRATGDYRVRAFIDGDETLTNTVILGLPVISVEDAMPIINKYDIDQVLLAVPSASRARRKVILDKLAKLPVEVQTVPDMTDIVSGKAKIDELKDVPIEDLLGRDPVAPQQVLLEANITGKVVMVTGAGGSIGSELCRQIIMQNPTMLVLFELSEFGLYQIDRELNALKQEKGLVCDIVPLMGSIQREHRLKTAMETFGVQTVYHAAAYKHVPLVEYNVVEGVRNNVFGTFYTAKAAIEAGVESFVLISTDKAVRPTNVMGTTKRMAELGLQALAEQENQKTNGTRFCMVRFGNVLGSSGSVIPLFKGQIAAGGPLTVTHPDITRFFMTIPEAAQLVIQAGAMGKGGDVFVLDMGESVKIVDLAKNLIQLSGLEVKSEQNPHGDIEIQFAGLRPGEKLYEELLIGDNVKRTAHERIMTANEVYLPIDEYDALLEQMDLACHAVDHEQIRQLLLDAPTGFAPTDGIGDLVWNHKQSSDAVSNECVVNI